The genomic segment TTGCAAACAACGAAGCAAAGCGAAGATTGGTTCAGATGGGGGAAGCCGAATCAAGAATTTTTGTTATCGGTTCGCCAGATATAGATCTGATGTCGTCCGAAAAACTTCCGAAGCTCGCTGAAGTAAAGGATTATTATGAGATTCCTTTCAACAAGTATGCTATTCTAATTTATCATCCGGTAACAACAAATTTACATGATGTGTTTGTAAACATCCAGGAAACTCTGTATGCTGTTCTCGAATCCGGAAGGAATTATATTGTTATTTATCCAAATAATGATACCGGCTCCGATATCATTATTGAGGAATATGAGCAGCTTCGTGACAATCCTCGCTTTAGAATATTCCCCTCCATCCGTTTTGAAGCATTCCTCGCTTTGTTAAGGCATTGTGAATTTATTATAGGCAACTCAAGTGCTGGCATTAGGGAGGCCCCATTTTATGCCGTCCCGACTATTAATATCGGAATGAGGCAGAATGGCCGCTTTGCATGTAAGACTATTCTCAATGTAAATCAATCCAAAAGTGAGATTTTAAATGCAATATGGAAAGTTTCAGAAATACCGAGAGTGAAATCTGACCATTTCGGCGACGGTAAAAGTACCGAACGATTTATCGACGTTCTGAAGAGTCCAAAGATGTTTGATGAGATAAGCATTCAAAAAAAATTCATTGATAAGGAGTGAACTGTGAATAGGCAGTTTTCTGCACCCACAGTAGTCAATCTGGAGATAACAGATATTTGTAATGAAAAATGTAGGCATTGTTACAATTTCTGGAGGCAGGAGAATGTTCTATCTACATCATTGACTAAGGAGAGGATGGATCAGCTTGTTGATATGTTTGTTGACGCCAGAGTTTTTCATGTTGTTTTGAGCGGAGGAGAACCTTTCGCGCGTTTTGATATTTTAGAATACGGTTTCAAGAGGCTTATAGACAATAACATAACTATAAGTTGCAATTCGAATTTGACAATGGCGACTGAGGAAAAAATAAAACGGCTGAGAGATATTGGATTGGATCATATTCTAACAAGTTTGAATTCGTATGATCCTGAATTAAGCGACCATATTGTCAATCATAAAGGGGCGTTCGAGAAAATTGTCAGTGGGATCAAATTGGCTGTCAAGAAC from the Pseudomonadota bacterium genome contains:
- the neuC gene encoding UDP-N-acetylglucosamine 2-epimerase; this encodes MSKKILFLTGTRADFGKLKSLINALEREEGFEAHIFVTGMHMFPKYGTTGGEIEKSGFKRIYCFINQKPNDSMDAILANTIYGLSNYLSLLKPDLVVVHGDRVEALAGAIVCALNNILVAHIEGGEISGAIDESIRHAVSKLSHLHFVANNEAKRRLVQMGEAESRIFVIGSPDIDLMSSEKLPKLAEVKDYYEIPFNKYAILIYHPVTTNLHDVFVNIQETLYAVLESGRNYIVIYPNNDTGSDIIIEEYEQLRDNPRFRIFPSIRFEAFLALLRHCEFIIGNSSAGIREAPFYAVPTINIGMRQNGRFACKTILNVNQSKSEILNAIWKVSEIPRVKSDHFGDGKSTERFIDVLKSPKMFDEISIQKKFIDKE